From Ficedula albicollis isolate OC2 chromosome 20, FicAlb1.5, whole genome shotgun sequence, one genomic window encodes:
- the HNF4A gene encoding hepatocyte nuclear factor 4-alpha isoform X1 — protein sequence MRLSKALIDMEMADYSAALDPAYTTLEFENMQVLAMGNADTSPSEAASLSSSSSIGVSTLCAICGDRATGKHYGASSCDGCKGFFRRSVRKNHMYSCRFNRQCVVDKDKRNQCRYCRLKKCFRAGMKKEAVQNERDRISTRRSSYEDSSLPSINALLHAEALAQQISSPVPVLNGDIRGKKIANISDVCESMKQQLLVLVEWAKYIPPFCELPLDDQVALLRAHAGEHLLLGAAKRSMVFKDVLLLGNDHIIPRNCPELVEVNRVAIRILDELVLPFQELQIDDNEYACLKAIIFFDPDAKGLSDPSKIKRMRYQVQVSLEDYINDRQYDSRGRFGELLLLLPVLQSITWQMIEQIQFVKLFGMAKIDNLLQEMLLGGSSSEAPHAHHPLHPHLIQENLGTNVIVANTMPPQMHNGQMSTPETPQPSPPAGSGSEQYKLLPGAIATVAKQPTSIPQPAITKQEVI from the exons ATGCGCCTTTCCAAAGCCCTCATAGACATGGAGATGGCAGATTACAGCGCAGCGCTAGACCCCGCATACACCACCCTGGAGTTTGAGAACATGCAGGTGCTGGCCATGGGCAATG CAGACACGTCTCCCTCGGAAGcagccagcctgagcagctccagcagcattgGGGTGAGCACGCTGTGTGCCATCTGCGGGGACCGCGCCACGGGCAAGCACTACGGCGCCTCCAGCTGCGATGGCTGCAAGGGCTTCTTCAGGAGGAGCGTCCGCAAGAACCACATGTACTCCtgcag GTTTAACAGGCAGTGTGTGGTagacaaagacaaaagaaacCAGTGCCGCTACTGCAGGCTTAAGAAGTGCTTCCGAGCAGGGATGAAGAAGGAAG CTGTACAAAACGAACGGGACCGAATCAGCACCCGCAGGTCAAGTTACGAGGACAGCAGCCTGCCCTCCATCAATGCCCTCCTGCACGcagaagccctggcacagcag ATATCATCCCCAGTTCCTGTGCTCAATGGAGACATCCGAGGGAAGAAGATTGCCAATATTTCCGACGTGTGTGAGTccatgaagcagcagctgctggtgctggtaGAGTGGGCCAAGTACATCCCCCCCTTCTGTGAGCTGCCCCTGGATGACCAG GTAGCACTGCTACGTGCACACGCAGGAGAGCATCTGTTACTGGGAGCTGCCAAGAGGTCCATGGTGTTCAAGGATGTCTTGCTGCTAG gaaacGATCACATCATCCCACGGAACTGCCCCGAGCTGGTGGAGGTGAACCGTGTGGCCATCCGCATCCTGGACGAGCTGGTCCTGCccttccaggagctgcagataGATGACAATGAATATGCCTGCTTGAAAGCCATCATCTTCTTTGACCCAG ATGCCAAGGGGCTGAGTGACCCGTCCAAGATCAAGCGGATGCGGTACCAGGTGCAGGTGAGCCTGGAGGATTACATCAACGACCGGCAGTACGACTCGCGGGGCCGCTtcggggagctgctgctgctgctgcccgtgCTGCAGAGCATCACCTGGCAGATGATAGAGCAGATCCAGTTCGTCAAGCTCTTTGGCATGGCTAAGATTGACAacctgctgcaggagatgctgctgggag GCTCGTCGAGTGAAGCGCCACACGCCCAccaccccctgcacccccaccTGATCCAGGAGAACCTGGGAACAAACGTCATTGTGGCCAACACAATGCCTCCTCAGATGCACAACGGGCAGATGT CTACTCCAGAAACTCCACAGCCTTCTCCACCCGCGGGCTCAGGATCAGAGCAGTacaagctgctgcctggagccaTTGCCACCGTGGCCAAGCAGCCCACGTCCATCCCACAGCCTGCCATCACAAAACAGGAGGTCATCTAG
- the HNF4A gene encoding hepatocyte nuclear factor 4-alpha isoform X2, which translates to MRLSKALIDMEMADYSAALDPAYTTLEFENMQVLAMGNDTSPSEAASLSSSSSIGVSTLCAICGDRATGKHYGASSCDGCKGFFRRSVRKNHMYSCRFNRQCVVDKDKRNQCRYCRLKKCFRAGMKKEAVQNERDRISTRRSSYEDSSLPSINALLHAEALAQQISSPVPVLNGDIRGKKIANISDVCESMKQQLLVLVEWAKYIPPFCELPLDDQVALLRAHAGEHLLLGAAKRSMVFKDVLLLGNDHIIPRNCPELVEVNRVAIRILDELVLPFQELQIDDNEYACLKAIIFFDPDAKGLSDPSKIKRMRYQVQVSLEDYINDRQYDSRGRFGELLLLLPVLQSITWQMIEQIQFVKLFGMAKIDNLLQEMLLGGSSSEAPHAHHPLHPHLIQENLGTNVIVANTMPPQMHNGQMSTPETPQPSPPAGSGSEQYKLLPGAIATVAKQPTSIPQPAITKQEVI; encoded by the exons ATGCGCCTTTCCAAAGCCCTCATAGACATGGAGATGGCAGATTACAGCGCAGCGCTAGACCCCGCATACACCACCCTGGAGTTTGAGAACATGCAGGTGCTGGCCATGGGCAATG ACACGTCTCCCTCGGAAGcagccagcctgagcagctccagcagcattgGGGTGAGCACGCTGTGTGCCATCTGCGGGGACCGCGCCACGGGCAAGCACTACGGCGCCTCCAGCTGCGATGGCTGCAAGGGCTTCTTCAGGAGGAGCGTCCGCAAGAACCACATGTACTCCtgcag GTTTAACAGGCAGTGTGTGGTagacaaagacaaaagaaacCAGTGCCGCTACTGCAGGCTTAAGAAGTGCTTCCGAGCAGGGATGAAGAAGGAAG CTGTACAAAACGAACGGGACCGAATCAGCACCCGCAGGTCAAGTTACGAGGACAGCAGCCTGCCCTCCATCAATGCCCTCCTGCACGcagaagccctggcacagcag ATATCATCCCCAGTTCCTGTGCTCAATGGAGACATCCGAGGGAAGAAGATTGCCAATATTTCCGACGTGTGTGAGTccatgaagcagcagctgctggtgctggtaGAGTGGGCCAAGTACATCCCCCCCTTCTGTGAGCTGCCCCTGGATGACCAG GTAGCACTGCTACGTGCACACGCAGGAGAGCATCTGTTACTGGGAGCTGCCAAGAGGTCCATGGTGTTCAAGGATGTCTTGCTGCTAG gaaacGATCACATCATCCCACGGAACTGCCCCGAGCTGGTGGAGGTGAACCGTGTGGCCATCCGCATCCTGGACGAGCTGGTCCTGCccttccaggagctgcagataGATGACAATGAATATGCCTGCTTGAAAGCCATCATCTTCTTTGACCCAG ATGCCAAGGGGCTGAGTGACCCGTCCAAGATCAAGCGGATGCGGTACCAGGTGCAGGTGAGCCTGGAGGATTACATCAACGACCGGCAGTACGACTCGCGGGGCCGCTtcggggagctgctgctgctgctgcccgtgCTGCAGAGCATCACCTGGCAGATGATAGAGCAGATCCAGTTCGTCAAGCTCTTTGGCATGGCTAAGATTGACAacctgctgcaggagatgctgctgggag GCTCGTCGAGTGAAGCGCCACACGCCCAccaccccctgcacccccaccTGATCCAGGAGAACCTGGGAACAAACGTCATTGTGGCCAACACAATGCCTCCTCAGATGCACAACGGGCAGATGT CTACTCCAGAAACTCCACAGCCTTCTCCACCCGCGGGCTCAGGATCAGAGCAGTacaagctgctgcctggagccaTTGCCACCGTGGCCAAGCAGCCCACGTCCATCCCACAGCCTGCCATCACAAAACAGGAGGTCATCTAG